In Brevibacillus brevis NBRC 100599, a single genomic region encodes these proteins:
- the rimP gene encoding ribosome maturation factor RimP has translation MSKVTGIVTELITPIVEEVGLELVDIEYKKEGSNWFLRVFIDNETGNIDIDDCRLVSEKLSEKLDEVDPIPTAYFLEVSSPGAERPLRKDKDFTKAVGRNVHITTKEPIEGATTFEGELVSYEDGKLTVKEAKKTYVISQEQIDTARMAIIF, from the coding sequence TTGAGCAAGGTAACAGGCATCGTCACTGAACTCATCACGCCCATTGTTGAAGAAGTGGGCCTGGAGCTAGTTGACATCGAGTACAAAAAGGAAGGCAGCAACTGGTTTCTGCGCGTGTTTATCGACAATGAAACTGGCAACATCGACATTGATGACTGCCGCCTTGTCAGCGAGAAGCTGAGCGAAAAACTTGACGAAGTAGATCCCATCCCTACGGCATACTTTTTAGAAGTATCTTCGCCGGGTGCTGAGCGCCCATTACGCAAGGATAAGGATTTCACGAAAGCTGTCGGCAGAAATGTGCATATCACAACAAAAGAGCCAATAGAAGGTGCAACCACGTTCGAAGGCGAACTGGTATCCTATGAGGATGGCAAGCTGACAGTAAAAGAAGCAAAGAAAACGTATGTAATTTCCCAAGAGCAAATTGACACGGCTAGAATGGCAATTATTTTTTAG
- a CDS encoding PolC-type DNA polymerase III, whose amino-acid sequence MDRLQEQKHRFSLLVKQMEVPDEWVERFFLDAQIEKLELYKQNKEWVFHFALPRMIPADVYAVFTKRLTHTFSHLAKVDTRFRYHQKPSLDHVVEEYWDVLLAGLEPTLNSLAVTMRQARKQVDQQEVKVYLPTEMSVEVAKRKRADNELLAAFQKATDCSMRFSFHGEESDDAYKAFEEQRKEEERALVEVVMTAAQQESKSSDKAEAVTTLMMGYEIKDAPIPICEIQDEERRIVIQGTVFNVEVKELRSGRHLLTFNISDYTDSLTVKMFSRDKEDVKMLELLKDGMWVKVRGSVQHDTFVRDLVLNANDLNQIEQVIRKDQAEEKRVELHCHTPMSALDAVASVKSLISTAAKWGHKAIAVTDHGVVQAFPEAYSIAKKNNIKCILGMEAYVVEDGIDIVYNLQADNNISIDENTEYVVFDTETTGLNASEHTIIEIAAVKMKGAEIIDQWTELIDPQLQIGPKTTEITGITNEMLRGQETLDVVLRKFKDFTGDAILVAHNAEFDKAFINACAKRIGMEPWTNPFLDTLPLARLMYKGMRNYRLGSLAKKFNVELINAHRALDDTVALAHVFQQMLKDIKEAEIKSLAELNEKSNEEADYKSGRPFHATILVQNKEGLKNLYKLVSRSHVETFFRWPRIQRSQLSKYREGLLIGTACKDGELMQSILRGKSPEELKEVAAFYDFIEVQPISHYSPLLRNEEIPSLETMKGYHEKIVQMGKELGKLVVATGDVHFLNPQDEIFRDVFLLSKGDPTAGNQPPLYFHTTDEMLEAFSFLGEEIAKEIVVTNTNAIADMIEDISPIPDKLYTPIIEGADDELRQMCYDKARLLYGDPLPELVEHRLEKELNSIIKHGFGVIYLISQRLVTKSLNDGYLVGSRGSVGSSFVATMSEITEVNPLPPHYRCPNCKHSEFITDGSIASGFDLEDKACTQCGTMYAKDGQDIPFETFLGFKGDKVPDIDLNFSGDYQPRAHKYTQELFGADYVYRAGTIGTVAEKTAYGYVRKYADERGMTLRNAEISRIVNGCTGVKRTTGQHPGGIIVVPDYMEIEDFCPIQFPADDNESEWRTTHFDFHSIHDNLLKLDILGHDDPTVIRMLQDLTGMDPKTIPLDDKKTMSIFSSTEALGVSPEQIGTNMGTLGIPEFGTKFVRQMLEDTKPTTFAELVQISGLSHGTDVWLNNAQDLIRNGTCKLPDVIGCRDDIMVYLIYKGLEPSRAFKIMESVRKGKGVPEDDQEEMRNNNVPEWYIQSCQRIKYMFPKAHATAYVMMAVRIAYFKVHRPLEFYATYFTVRADDFDIPLMVKGSAAIKQKIEEIEGKGHDAQPKEKALLTVLEMALEMIERGFRFVNVDLYKSDATRFLIEGDSLIAPFNALPGLGTNAAISIVQAREQGEFLSKEDLLSRSRISKTILEFLDEQGALQGLPESNQLSLF is encoded by the coding sequence GTGGACCGTTTACAAGAGCAAAAACATCGCTTCTCCCTATTGGTCAAGCAAATGGAAGTTCCTGACGAATGGGTGGAGCGATTTTTTCTTGATGCTCAGATTGAAAAGCTAGAGCTGTATAAGCAAAACAAAGAATGGGTTTTTCACTTTGCCCTCCCGAGAATGATACCAGCGGATGTTTATGCTGTTTTTACCAAGCGATTAACGCATACATTTTCACATCTGGCCAAAGTAGATACTCGATTTCGCTATCACCAAAAGCCCTCTCTCGATCACGTAGTTGAAGAGTATTGGGATGTCTTGCTGGCTGGGCTGGAGCCTACGCTGAACTCCTTGGCAGTTACGATGCGTCAAGCGCGTAAACAAGTCGACCAACAGGAAGTCAAGGTGTACTTGCCAACGGAGATGTCCGTTGAGGTTGCCAAGCGAAAACGAGCGGATAATGAGCTTTTGGCTGCTTTCCAGAAAGCTACCGATTGTTCGATGCGTTTTTCTTTCCATGGGGAAGAAAGCGATGACGCGTATAAAGCCTTCGAGGAGCAACGTAAAGAAGAAGAACGTGCTCTCGTCGAAGTTGTGATGACGGCTGCCCAACAAGAGAGCAAATCGTCTGATAAAGCTGAGGCTGTCACTACGCTCATGATGGGTTATGAAATCAAAGATGCGCCGATCCCGATTTGCGAGATTCAAGATGAGGAACGCCGTATTGTCATCCAAGGAACCGTGTTTAACGTAGAGGTAAAAGAGCTCCGTAGTGGGCGTCATTTGCTCACGTTCAACATTTCTGACTATACGGATTCTCTCACGGTGAAGATGTTCTCTCGCGATAAAGAAGATGTGAAAATGCTCGAATTGCTGAAAGACGGCATGTGGGTGAAAGTGCGGGGAAGTGTACAGCATGACACATTTGTACGCGATCTCGTTCTGAATGCCAATGATTTGAATCAGATTGAGCAGGTTATTCGGAAAGATCAAGCGGAAGAAAAACGTGTCGAGCTTCATTGCCATACGCCGATGAGTGCGCTAGATGCTGTTGCATCTGTAAAATCATTGATCTCGACGGCAGCCAAGTGGGGTCATAAAGCCATTGCTGTCACAGACCATGGTGTCGTACAGGCTTTTCCAGAGGCGTATTCCATCGCCAAAAAGAACAACATCAAATGCATTCTCGGTATGGAAGCGTACGTAGTCGAGGATGGTATCGACATCGTTTACAACCTGCAAGCAGACAATAATATTTCCATTGATGAAAATACGGAATACGTCGTGTTTGATACGGAGACGACGGGTTTAAACGCGTCAGAGCATACCATCATCGAGATCGCTGCTGTCAAAATGAAAGGCGCAGAAATTATCGACCAATGGACGGAGCTGATTGACCCGCAATTGCAAATTGGGCCAAAGACAACCGAGATTACGGGGATTACCAACGAAATGCTCCGCGGGCAAGAGACACTTGATGTGGTACTTCGCAAGTTCAAGGATTTTACTGGTGACGCCATTCTGGTTGCACATAATGCAGAGTTTGACAAAGCGTTTATTAACGCCTGCGCCAAACGGATTGGCATGGAGCCATGGACCAATCCATTTTTAGATACGCTACCTTTGGCGCGCTTGATGTACAAAGGGATGCGCAATTATCGATTGGGATCATTAGCGAAAAAGTTCAACGTCGAGCTCATCAATGCCCACCGTGCGTTGGACGATACCGTAGCCTTGGCTCACGTGTTTCAGCAAATGTTGAAGGACATAAAAGAAGCGGAAATCAAATCGCTAGCAGAGCTGAATGAAAAAAGTAACGAAGAGGCCGACTATAAAAGCGGACGCCCATTCCATGCGACCATTCTCGTGCAAAATAAAGAAGGTCTCAAAAACCTGTACAAGCTCGTAAGTCGCTCCCATGTGGAGACATTCTTCCGTTGGCCACGAATTCAGCGAAGCCAGCTGTCCAAATACCGCGAAGGCTTGTTAATTGGTACGGCGTGCAAAGACGGAGAACTCATGCAATCGATTCTCCGTGGTAAGTCACCTGAAGAATTGAAGGAAGTTGCGGCTTTTTACGACTTTATAGAAGTACAGCCGATCTCCCATTACTCACCACTGTTGCGTAATGAAGAAATTCCTTCGCTGGAGACGATGAAAGGCTACCATGAAAAGATCGTCCAAATGGGGAAAGAGCTCGGTAAGCTGGTCGTAGCTACAGGGGATGTGCACTTCCTGAATCCCCAGGATGAGATCTTCCGCGATGTTTTCTTACTATCAAAAGGGGATCCAACCGCTGGCAATCAGCCGCCGCTGTACTTTCATACAACGGATGAGATGCTGGAGGCGTTCTCCTTTTTGGGAGAAGAGATCGCAAAAGAAATTGTCGTGACAAACACAAATGCCATCGCGGATATGATTGAGGATATCAGTCCGATTCCAGACAAGCTGTACACGCCGATCATTGAAGGGGCAGACGATGAGCTGCGTCAAATGTGTTATGACAAAGCAAGGTTGTTGTATGGTGACCCCTTGCCCGAACTGGTCGAGCATCGCTTGGAAAAAGAATTGAACAGTATCATCAAGCACGGTTTCGGTGTGATTTATTTGATTTCACAGCGTTTGGTAACGAAATCGTTGAATGATGGTTATCTGGTAGGTTCACGTGGATCTGTAGGCTCGTCTTTTGTTGCAACGATGTCTGAGATTACAGAGGTAAACCCATTGCCTCCTCATTACCGCTGCCCAAATTGCAAGCACAGCGAGTTTATTACAGATGGTTCAATCGCCTCTGGCTTTGACTTGGAGGATAAAGCATGTACACAATGTGGAACCATGTATGCCAAGGATGGACAGGACATCCCGTTCGAGACGTTCCTCGGCTTTAAAGGAGACAAGGTACCAGATATTGACTTGAACTTCTCTGGTGATTATCAGCCGCGTGCACACAAGTACACACAAGAGCTGTTCGGAGCAGACTACGTATATCGTGCAGGAACGATTGGTACGGTTGCGGAAAAAACAGCGTATGGCTACGTGCGCAAGTATGCCGACGAACGAGGCATGACGTTGCGCAATGCGGAGATATCCCGAATCGTAAACGGCTGCACAGGTGTAAAAAGGACGACAGGGCAGCATCCAGGCGGTATTATCGTAGTTCCTGACTACATGGAAATCGAAGACTTTTGTCCGATTCAGTTCCCGGCTGATGATAATGAGTCTGAATGGCGCACAACCCATTTTGACTTCCACTCCATCCATGACAACTTGCTAAAACTCGATATTCTGGGACACGACGATCCAACCGTCATTCGTATGCTGCAAGACTTGACAGGAATGGACCCGAAGACGATTCCACTGGATGATAAAAAGACAATGTCCATCTTCAGTTCGACGGAAGCCTTGGGGGTCTCACCGGAGCAAATCGGTACGAACATGGGAACATTGGGAATTCCAGAGTTCGGAACCAAATTCGTACGACAGATGCTAGAGGACACTAAACCGACTACGTTTGCCGAGCTCGTTCAGATTTCTGGACTCTCTCACGGTACGGACGTTTGGTTGAACAATGCGCAGGACTTGATCCGCAATGGTACTTGCAAGCTGCCAGACGTAATTGGTTGTCGTGACGATATCATGGTGTATTTGATCTATAAAGGGCTAGAGCCATCTCGTGCCTTTAAGATCATGGAGTCCGTGCGTAAAGGTAAAGGGGTTCCTGAGGACGATCAGGAAGAAATGCGTAATAACAATGTGCCGGAATGGTATATACAGTCATGCCAGCGGATCAAGTACATGTTCCCGAAGGCGCATGCGACTGCCTACGTCATGATGGCTGTACGGATCGCCTATTTCAAGGTTCATCGACCACTGGAGTTTTACGCGACGTACTTCACCGTTCGTGCGGATGACTTTGACATCCCACTGATGGTCAAAGGCTCAGCGGCGATCAAGCAAAAGATTGAAGAGATCGAGGGCAAGGGACATGATGCACAGCCAAAAGAAAAGGCATTGCTAACTGTTTTGGAGATGGCGTTGGAAATGATAGAGCGGGGCTTCCGCTTTGTCAATGTTGATTTGTACAAATCGGACGCTACTCGCTTCTTGATCGAAGGTGATTCCCTCATCGCTCCATTCAACGCCCTGCCTGGTTTAGGGACGAACGCAGCGATCAGTATCGTGCAAGCGAGAGAGCAAGGGGAGTTTTTGTCCAAGGAGGACCTCCTATCCCGATCCCGCATCTCCAAGACTATTTTGGAGTTCTTGGACGAGCAAGGTGCGTTGCAAGGATTGCCAGAATCCAACCAGCTATCCTTGTTCTAA
- a CDS encoding proline--tRNA ligase — MKQSQMLIPTLREVPSDAEIASHKLLLRAGMARQLASGIYTYLPLALRSLHKIQAIVREEMNNAGGQELLMPAMQPAELWHQTGRWDVYGPELVRLRDRHDRPFALGPTHEEVITSLVRDEINSYKKLPINLYQIQTKFRDEVRPRFGLIRCREFIMKDAYSFDTSQDGLDRNFQAMYDAYTNIFTRVGLNFRAVEADAGAIGGKGTYEFMALCDIGEDTIAYSEEGDFAANLEKAEVVYKPSAKPATEAPAREKLHTPGIKTIDQLVQALQIEAKQIIKSLIYRVDDKLVMVLVRGDHEINEVKLKNLYDATIVGLASEADIVSVTGAPAGFVGPVGIDPEKVDIIADNFVQDVYDGVVGANETDYHLTHVVAGRDFTVSKYADLRNITEGDECPRTGGVIKFARGVEVGHVFKLGTKYSTAMGATYLDENGRSQPMIMGCYGIGVSRTIAAVIEQNNDENGIIWPVSVAPFHVHVIPVNVKVEEQRQASEQITEALRKAGIEVLFDDRPERAGVKFKDADLIGLPLRITVSDKAAQEGTVEVRIRKNGETHDVKLDQLVDEVKGILSRVDQTGAALFGN; from the coding sequence TTGAAGCAAAGTCAAATGTTGATCCCTACCCTGCGGGAAGTGCCATCCGACGCGGAGATTGCCAGCCACAAGCTGCTGCTTCGCGCAGGTATGGCCCGCCAACTGGCTTCCGGTATTTATACGTACCTGCCCCTGGCGCTCCGTTCCCTGCACAAAATCCAAGCAATTGTGCGTGAAGAAATGAATAATGCTGGGGGACAAGAGCTGTTGATGCCAGCGATGCAACCAGCTGAGCTGTGGCATCAAACTGGTCGCTGGGATGTATACGGTCCCGAGCTCGTTCGCCTGCGTGATCGTCATGATCGTCCTTTTGCCTTGGGTCCAACCCATGAAGAAGTCATTACGAGTCTCGTGCGCGATGAGATTAACTCTTACAAAAAACTCCCGATCAACCTTTATCAAATTCAAACCAAGTTCCGTGATGAAGTGCGTCCACGCTTCGGTTTGATTCGTTGCCGCGAGTTTATTATGAAGGATGCTTACTCTTTTGATACGTCACAAGATGGTCTGGATCGCAACTTCCAGGCGATGTACGATGCGTACACAAACATCTTTACCCGAGTAGGCTTGAACTTCCGTGCAGTAGAAGCGGATGCAGGTGCAATCGGCGGAAAAGGCACTTACGAATTCATGGCGTTGTGCGACATTGGGGAAGACACGATTGCTTATTCTGAAGAAGGCGATTTTGCGGCCAACTTGGAAAAGGCAGAAGTCGTGTACAAGCCATCTGCGAAGCCAGCAACAGAAGCGCCAGCTCGAGAAAAATTGCATACACCTGGCATTAAAACGATCGATCAATTGGTACAAGCACTGCAAATCGAAGCAAAGCAAATCATCAAGAGTCTCATTTATCGCGTAGACGACAAGCTGGTTATGGTACTGGTGCGCGGTGATCATGAGATCAATGAAGTGAAGCTGAAAAACTTGTATGATGCGACGATCGTTGGACTGGCTTCTGAAGCGGATATCGTTTCAGTAACAGGAGCGCCTGCAGGATTTGTTGGCCCAGTTGGTATTGATCCTGAAAAAGTGGATATCATCGCGGACAATTTTGTTCAAGATGTTTATGATGGTGTTGTCGGTGCCAATGAAACAGACTATCATCTGACTCACGTAGTTGCTGGCCGTGATTTCACGGTTTCGAAGTACGCTGACTTGCGCAACATTACTGAAGGTGACGAGTGCCCTCGTACAGGTGGTGTTATCAAGTTTGCACGTGGTGTTGAAGTCGGTCACGTATTCAAGCTGGGTACGAAATACTCTACAGCGATGGGTGCTACGTACTTGGATGAAAACGGACGCAGTCAACCGATGATCATGGGTTGCTACGGAATCGGTGTATCTCGTACAATTGCGGCAGTGATCGAGCAGAACAATGATGAAAATGGTATCATTTGGCCAGTGTCTGTTGCACCTTTCCATGTGCATGTGATCCCGGTCAATGTTAAAGTAGAAGAGCAACGTCAAGCTAGTGAACAAATTACAGAAGCACTGCGTAAGGCTGGCATCGAAGTATTGTTTGACGATCGTCCTGAGCGCGCTGGTGTGAAGTTTAAAGACGCCGATTTGATCGGATTGCCTCTGCGTATTACGGTTTCCGATAAAGCGGCACAAGAAGGAACAGTGGAAGTGCGTATCCGCAAAAACGGTGAAACACATGATGTGAAGCTGGATCAATTGGTCGATGAAGTGAAAGGTATCCTATCTCGTGTTGACCAAACCGGAGCTGCGTTGTTCGGGAACTAG
- the ispG gene encoding flavodoxin-dependent (E)-4-hydroxy-3-methylbut-2-enyl-diphosphate synthase, with amino-acid sequence MFKREETKPVFVGGVQIGGQKSVVIQSMTTADTRDVEKTLAEIQRLHDVGCQIVRLAVINEDAARAIKKIKERSPLPLVADIHFDHKLALIALESGIDKIRINPGNIGSKEKTQRVVEACRERNVPIRIGVNSGSVEKRLLDKYGYPSPEAIVESAMDHVQILEDLNYDNIVISLKSSDVPTMIQTYSLMAQKRNYPLHVGVTEAGTQFSGSIKSSVGIGTVLSMGIGDTIRVSLTADPVEEIKVAKQILRSLDIVNNDPVVIACPSCGRCAIDLIGLATKVEDAVSTLKVPLKVAVMGCAVNGPGEAREADVGVAGGNGEGLIFRNGEIVRKVKETELFEELMKEINEIVNEQKPTTVG; translated from the coding sequence ATGTTCAAGCGCGAGGAGACGAAACCGGTTTTTGTAGGTGGAGTGCAAATCGGGGGCCAAAAAAGCGTAGTCATCCAGTCGATGACGACAGCAGACACGCGTGATGTAGAAAAAACTCTGGCCGAGATTCAGAGACTGCACGATGTCGGTTGCCAAATTGTTCGCTTGGCCGTCATCAATGAAGATGCAGCACGTGCCATCAAAAAAATTAAAGAACGCTCCCCATTGCCGCTTGTTGCCGACATTCATTTCGACCACAAGCTGGCATTGATTGCACTGGAGAGCGGGATTGATAAAATTCGGATCAACCCAGGAAACATCGGTTCGAAAGAAAAAACGCAACGCGTAGTGGAAGCGTGCCGTGAGCGCAATGTTCCGATTCGTATCGGGGTCAACTCCGGTTCTGTCGAGAAAAGGCTTTTGGATAAATACGGTTATCCTTCTCCGGAAGCAATCGTAGAAAGCGCGATGGACCACGTGCAAATTTTGGAAGACCTGAACTACGACAACATTGTCATTTCCTTGAAGTCTTCCGATGTTCCAACGATGATTCAAACTTATTCGTTGATGGCACAGAAACGCAACTATCCGCTGCACGTTGGTGTAACAGAAGCAGGTACACAGTTCTCTGGTAGCATTAAATCTTCAGTTGGAATCGGAACGGTATTGTCGATGGGCATCGGTGACACGATTCGCGTATCCTTGACAGCTGATCCTGTTGAAGAAATTAAAGTAGCGAAACAAATCCTTCGCAGCTTGGATATCGTGAACAACGATCCAGTGGTGATTGCATGCCCATCTTGCGGTCGATGCGCAATTGACCTGATCGGCTTGGCAACCAAAGTCGAGGATGCCGTTTCCACGCTGAAAGTACCGTTAAAAGTGGCGGTAATGGGCTGCGCGGTAAATGGCCCTGGTGAAGCGCGTGAAGCAGATGTCGGCGTTGCCGGCGGAAATGGCGAGGGCTTGATTTTCCGTAATGGTGAAATTGTTCGGAAAGTAAAAGAAACCGAGTTGTTTGAAGAACTGATGAAAGAAATTAACGAAATTGTAAACGAGCAAAAACCTACGACTGTAGGATAA
- the rseP gene encoding RIP metalloprotease RseP, whose amino-acid sequence MPLPNLDSVESILAIVVVFGVLVFVHELGHFLLAKKAGILCREFALGMGPKIFRVKRGETEYTLRLLPIGGLVRMAGEDPEMDMLKPHMEVTVERDALGKVTHILLDGPSSGSARAITGTVVQFDLEQNLNIVLELDGEQKTFAVHPQAQLVKDGQEVQIAPLNRQFKGKTVSQRFWAIFAGPAANFLLAFVLFIVIGFLYGVPNGSYLGNVIPDGPAAQAGLLPGDKVIAIQGQPVSSWKDVVEKISKAPDQQLTFEYERNGQRMTVPVKVGKDENNVGKIMVTNATTFAPGEVLKYGATSTYDFTVMILKSLGMLVTGEYGLKDLSGPVGIFKMTGEVAQQGMAILLKWAAVLSINLGLFNLLPLPALDGGRLAFLGVEALRGRPVDPHKEGMVHFLGFAFLMLLILVVTWNDLQRLFS is encoded by the coding sequence TTGCCTTTGCCCAACCTGGATTCCGTTGAATCAATTCTCGCGATTGTCGTTGTATTTGGGGTACTTGTCTTTGTGCACGAACTAGGACACTTCCTTCTGGCCAAGAAGGCAGGAATCTTATGTCGTGAATTTGCACTGGGAATGGGGCCAAAAATTTTTCGCGTGAAGCGGGGAGAAACGGAATACACCTTACGCCTGTTACCCATCGGTGGTCTCGTTCGTATGGCGGGAGAAGACCCGGAGATGGATATGTTAAAACCGCACATGGAAGTTACCGTGGAGCGGGATGCGTTAGGAAAGGTCACACATATTTTGCTCGATGGGCCAAGTTCTGGTTCTGCTCGTGCGATTACTGGTACGGTGGTACAATTCGATTTGGAGCAAAATTTAAATATCGTACTGGAACTGGACGGAGAGCAGAAGACGTTTGCTGTTCATCCACAGGCTCAGCTGGTCAAGGATGGACAAGAAGTACAGATTGCCCCTCTAAACAGACAGTTCAAAGGCAAGACAGTTTCACAACGTTTTTGGGCGATTTTTGCAGGACCTGCAGCCAACTTTTTGCTGGCATTTGTCTTGTTTATCGTGATCGGCTTCTTGTACGGCGTGCCGAATGGCAGCTATCTGGGGAATGTGATCCCGGATGGACCTGCTGCTCAAGCTGGATTATTGCCAGGTGATAAGGTGATCGCGATTCAAGGTCAGCCTGTATCCTCATGGAAAGACGTTGTAGAGAAGATTAGCAAAGCGCCGGACCAACAATTAACATTTGAGTACGAGCGCAATGGCCAGCGTATGACTGTGCCAGTTAAAGTAGGGAAAGACGAGAACAACGTGGGTAAGATCATGGTAACTAATGCAACCACGTTTGCCCCAGGAGAAGTTCTCAAATACGGTGCAACCTCCACGTACGATTTTACGGTGATGATCCTGAAAAGCTTGGGAATGCTCGTAACTGGGGAATACGGATTGAAGGACTTGAGTGGTCCAGTCGGTATTTTCAAGATGACTGGAGAGGTTGCGCAACAAGGTATGGCGATTCTGTTGAAATGGGCTGCTGTATTGAGCATTAACCTTGGGTTGTTCAATCTGTTGCCACTGCCAGCCTTGGATGGCGGTCGTCTCGCATTCTTGGGAGTAGAGGCGCTGCGCGGTCGACCTGTTGACCCGCATAAAGAAGGAATGGTTCATTTCTTGGGCTTTGCCTTTTTGATGTTGCTGATTTTGGTAGTGACTTGGAATGATCTGCAACGATTGTTCTCCTAA
- a CDS encoding 1-deoxy-D-xylulose-5-phosphate reductoisomerase, which translates to MKKIALLGSTGSVGTSTLEVVGQHPEDFSVVAMAAGTNIDLLTLQVETFKPELVSVGNEKAAVELRDRLAGKSQPEIVYGAEGLELVARHEAANFVMTAVVGSVGVAPTLAAIEAGKTIGLANKETLVSAGPVVMKRAKEKGVSIIPVDSEHSAVYQCLQGERMEDVAKIILTASGGSFRHLSREDLEQVTVEQALAHPNWSMGAKITIDSATMMNKGFEVIEAHWLFDLPYEQIECVLHYESIIHSMVEYKDRAVMAQLGTPDMKVPIQYAMSYPIRKKLPTEPLDLVKIATLHFAAMDYERYPLLKLAYECGMAGGTHTAVLNAANEVAVDMFLKGAIRFLDIEKVVRKTCEAHSGVASPELADIFAADEWARSYALVSI; encoded by the coding sequence GTGAAAAAAATAGCGCTCTTAGGTTCAACGGGGTCAGTTGGAACGAGCACACTTGAAGTCGTAGGCCAGCATCCTGAGGATTTTTCAGTGGTGGCTATGGCTGCTGGAACAAACATCGATCTATTGACACTCCAGGTGGAAACATTCAAGCCCGAGCTCGTTTCTGTAGGAAATGAGAAGGCTGCCGTTGAACTGCGCGATAGATTGGCGGGCAAGTCTCAACCAGAAATCGTTTACGGGGCGGAAGGATTGGAACTGGTTGCCCGTCATGAAGCTGCCAATTTCGTTATGACCGCTGTTGTCGGCAGTGTAGGGGTCGCACCTACACTCGCCGCGATTGAGGCGGGAAAAACAATTGGACTGGCCAACAAAGAGACACTGGTGAGCGCTGGCCCTGTCGTCATGAAACGAGCGAAAGAAAAAGGCGTATCCATTATTCCAGTAGACAGCGAGCATTCAGCTGTCTACCAATGTCTGCAAGGCGAACGTATGGAAGATGTGGCAAAGATTATTTTGACCGCATCAGGCGGTTCCTTCCGTCACCTCTCACGCGAGGATCTAGAGCAAGTGACGGTAGAGCAGGCATTGGCTCATCCGAATTGGAGCATGGGTGCAAAAATTACCATCGATTCTGCGACCATGATGAACAAAGGTTTCGAAGTGATCGAGGCTCATTGGCTGTTTGATCTACCTTATGAGCAAATCGAATGCGTATTGCATTATGAAAGTATCATACACTCTATGGTAGAATACAAAGACAGAGCGGTCATGGCCCAACTGGGTACACCGGATATGAAGGTTCCGATTCAGTACGCCATGAGCTATCCCATCAGAAAAAAACTGCCGACGGAACCACTTGATTTGGTCAAGATCGCCACGCTTCATTTTGCAGCCATGGATTATGAGCGTTATCCTCTGTTAAAATTAGCGTATGAGTGCGGCATGGCAGGAGGTACGCATACTGCAGTACTGAATGCAGCCAATGAGGTCGCAGTTGATATGTTCTTGAAGGGAGCGATCCGTTTTTTAGACATCGAAAAGGTAGTCCGAAAAACATGCGAAGCTCATTCTGGTGTAGCGAGTCCGGAGCTTGCAGATATTTTTGCAGCTGATGAATGGGCACGCTCTTATGCGCTCGTCTCCATCTAA
- a CDS encoding phosphatidate cytidylyltransferase — MKQRIITGLIGGAAFLLLMYAGGVWYSLLVFLLAVIGYFEFMRMAGIQSFYLAGLLGYVLMLSILWPSLLFSDWLSISMPDLMLPVILLLLIYSVLRKNQFHIEHVALTLVGALYIGYGFTYMAATRNLPEGFMLTVMVIMGIWSTDSGAYFVGKAIGKRKLWPEISPNKTVEGALGGLAASVLIVLSINASFGHFAIDQALTIALVAGIIGQLGDLVESAFKRHFHVKDSGQLIPGHGGVLDRFDSFLLVFPVLHLLGIV; from the coding sequence TTGAAGCAACGTATAATTACAGGCCTGATTGGTGGGGCTGCATTTCTATTATTAATGTATGCTGGTGGAGTTTGGTACTCACTATTGGTGTTTTTACTGGCTGTCATTGGCTATTTTGAATTTATGAGAATGGCTGGGATTCAGTCATTTTATTTGGCAGGATTGCTCGGATATGTATTGATGTTAAGCATTTTGTGGCCGTCTCTATTATTTTCGGATTGGCTCAGTATCAGCATGCCGGATCTGATGCTGCCCGTCATCCTGCTCTTGTTGATTTACTCCGTTTTACGGAAAAATCAGTTTCACATTGAACACGTCGCCCTTACGTTGGTGGGGGCGTTATACATAGGCTACGGTTTTACTTATATGGCCGCTACCCGAAACCTACCTGAGGGATTCATGCTTACGGTCATGGTCATTATGGGAATCTGGTCGACTGATTCGGGCGCCTATTTTGTCGGAAAAGCAATAGGTAAACGTAAACTGTGGCCAGAAATAAGTCCAAACAAGACGGTGGAAGGGGCCTTAGGCGGTCTCGCCGCTTCTGTCTTGATTGTTCTTTCCATCAATGCAAGCTTTGGACATTTTGCAATTGATCAGGCTTTGACCATCGCACTTGTTGCGGGGATCATCGGGCAATTGGGTGATTTGGTTGAGTCGGCTTTCAAGAGACATTTCCATGTAAAAGATTCAGGGCAGCTGATCCCAGGTCATGGGGGCGTTTTGGATCGCTTTGATAGTTTTTTGCTCGTCTTTCCGGTTCTACATCTATTAGGTATTGTCTAA